Proteins from a genomic interval of Oscillatoria salina IIICB1:
- a CDS encoding glutamate-5-semialdehyde dehydrogenase: MTASVVDTRSLIDIAQATREAARQLAVLSTEDRNEAIATLATALEKATPDILAANAEDCQASVDNISAALYARLQLGESKLKSAIAGVRDVANLPDPVGAMQIKRELDKGLILKRVTCPLGVLGVIFEARPEALIQITTLAIKSGNGVILKGGKEAIRSCTELVKVIQAALAKTKVNPDAVQLLTTREEIRGLLELDEYVDLIIPRGSNSFVRYVQENTKIPVLGHADGICHLYIDKAADFQQAIEITIDAKTNYPAACNAIETLLVHRDIAEEFLPQVATALQAKEVKLLGDEVTRSFLDIPAATEDDWKTEYSDLILAIKVVDNIEAAIAHINTYGSKHTDAIVTEDNTTAATFLAQVDAAGVFHNCSTRFADGFRYGFGAEVGISTQQMPPRGPVGLEGLVTYKYQLVGNGHVVATYTGANAKAFTHQDLV, encoded by the coding sequence ATGACTGCTTCTGTTGTTGATACTCGTTCTCTGATAGATATTGCTCAAGCAACTCGTGAGGCTGCACGTCAGTTGGCAGTGTTATCGACAGAAGATCGTAATGAGGCGATCGCAACTCTCGCAACTGCCTTGGAAAAAGCTACACCAGACATTTTAGCTGCTAATGCTGAAGATTGCCAAGCGTCAGTCGATAATATTTCTGCGGCTTTATATGCACGTTTGCAATTGGGCGAAAGTAAGTTAAAATCGGCGATCGCGGGAGTACGTGATGTGGCTAATTTACCAGATCCCGTGGGTGCAATGCAAATTAAGCGCGAGTTAGATAAAGGTTTAATTCTCAAGCGAGTTACTTGTCCCCTTGGTGTTTTGGGAGTTATCTTTGAAGCACGTCCAGAAGCGTTAATTCAAATTACGACGTTGGCAATAAAATCGGGTAATGGTGTTATTCTCAAAGGTGGTAAAGAAGCAATTCGTTCTTGTACTGAATTAGTTAAGGTAATTCAAGCAGCTTTAGCAAAAACGAAGGTTAATCCTGATGCAGTACAACTGTTAACAACGAGGGAAGAAATTCGCGGTTTATTAGAGTTAGATGAATATGTGGATTTAATTATTCCCAGAGGTTCTAATTCTTTCGTGCGTTACGTTCAAGAAAATACGAAAATTCCGGTATTGGGACACGCAGATGGAATTTGTCACTTATATATAGATAAAGCCGCAGATTTTCAGCAAGCAATTGAGATAACTATTGATGCGAAAACGAATTATCCTGCTGCTTGTAATGCAATTGAAACTTTGTTAGTTCATCGAGATATTGCTGAGGAATTTTTACCGCAAGTAGCTACAGCTTTACAAGCAAAAGAAGTAAAATTGCTGGGAGATGAGGTTACTCGCTCATTTTTGGATATTCCCGCAGCTACGGAGGATGATTGGAAAACAGAATATAGTGACTTGATTTTGGCGATCAAAGTAGTAGATAATATAGAAGCTGCGATCGCGCATATCAATACCTATGGTTCCAAACACACGGACGCGATCGTAACTGAGGATAACACAACGGCGGCAACTTTTTTAGCCCAAGTTGATGCAGCCGGAGTCTTTCACAATTGTTCGACTCGCTTTGCTGACGGTTTCCGCTACGGTTTCGGTGCAGAAGTTGGTATTAGTACGCAGCAAATGCCTCCTCGCGGTCCGGTAGGATTAGAAGGGTTAGTTACTTACAAATATCAGCTTGTGGGTAATGGTCATGTTGTCGCTACCTATACAGGTGCAAATGCGAAAGCTTTTACTCATCAAGATTTAGTTTAG
- a CDS encoding DUF5615 family PIN-like protein gives MSQICLYLDEDASRGDLIKALRNANIDLITTSEADNLSCSDLEQLVWATANNKVIYTYNMGDYCRLHTIYMVESREHTGIIVAERQSYSIGEQLRGLQRLVLAISAESIRNQLVFLGTYIRNE, from the coding sequence TTTGTTTGTATCTTGACGAAGATGCTAGTCGAGGAGATTTGATTAAAGCTTTACGCAATGCTAATATTGATTTAATAACTACTTCGGAAGCTGATAATTTAAGTTGTAGCGATCTAGAACAGTTAGTTTGGGCAACTGCAAACAATAAGGTTATTTATACCTATAATATGGGTGATTATTGTCGATTGCATACAATTTACATGGTTGAAAGTAGAGAGCATACAGGCATTATTGTTGCTGAAAGACAAAGTTATTCGATAGGAGAACAGTTGCGAGGATTACAAAGATTAGTTTTAGCTATATCCGCAGAGTCAATAAGAAACCAGTTGGTGTTCCTTGGAACTTATATTCGGAATGAATAA